A portion of the Lolium rigidum isolate FL_2022 chromosome 1, APGP_CSIRO_Lrig_0.1, whole genome shotgun sequence genome contains these proteins:
- the LOC124683090 gene encoding 26S proteasome non-ATPase regulatory subunit 8 homolog A-like translates to MDPKLVEVTQLFARFKAAYARNDLDVCANLLSQLKVLLTKFPSLPPSFQQTPNAVEELTTARDIYEHAVVLSVKMEDQDAFERDFCQLKPYYMDTCGIIPPSPEEYPILGLNLLRLLVQNRIAEFHTELELLPAKALENLCIKHAVELEQSFMEGAYNRVLTARQAVPHETYVYFMDLLAKTVRDEIAGCSEKGYDYLSISDAKQMFMFSSDQELQQYIAEEHPEWDVKNGSVFFQKVKESQPCKEIPAAPVITQTLGYARELERIV, encoded by the exons ATGGATCCGAAGCTGGTAGAGGTGACGCAGCTGTTCGCCCGATTCAAGGCGGCCTACGCCCGGAACGACCTCGACGTCTGCGCCAACCTCCTCTCGCAGCTCAAG GTCCTCCTCACCAAGTTCCCCAGCCTTCCGCCGTCGTTTCAGCAGACGCCCAACGCCGTCGAGGAGCTCACGACCGCGA GGGACATTTATGAGCATGCCGTTGTTCTGAGCGTGAAGATGGAAGACCAAGATGCATTTGAACGGGACTTCTGCCAGCTTAAACCTTATTACATGGACACATG TGGCATAATTCCCCCATCACCAGAGGAGTACCCAATTTTGGGGCTTAATCTTCTGAGGCTGTTGGTCCAGAATAGGATTGCAGAGTTCCACACTGAGCTGGAGCTTCTGCCAGCCAAAGCACTAGAGAATCTTTGCATCAAGCACGCAGTTGAGCTTGAGCAGTCCTTCATGGAAGGTGCCTACAACCGAGTATTGACTGCTCGGCAGGCAGTCCCACATGAAACCTATGTATACTTCATGGACCTTCTCGCGAAAACAGTTAG AGATGAAATTGCTGGATGCAGCGAGAAGGGGTACGATTACCTGTCAATAAGCGATGCGAAACAAATGTTTATGTTCAGTTCTGACCAAGAACTGCAACAGTACATCGCAGAG GAGCACCCCGAGTGGGATGTCAAGAACGGCTCTGTCTTCTTCCAAAAGGTGAAGGAGTCCCAGCCCTGCAAGGAGATACCGGCGGCGCCGGTCATCACCCAGACCCTCGGCTACGCGAGGGAATTGGAAAGGATTGTGTGA